The window GAACACACAACAGACGATACTTTTGCCAATATAGATCCCGTTTATGTCTTCAATGTAGGTAAAGCAGCGGTAGGAGCATTACAACATTTTGCGATTGCTACAACAACCAATAATATTCTGGGAACCCAGGAAACTACAGGTCAAAAATTATCAGAGGATTTTACCATTTATCCTAATCCGGCAAAGAACCTATTAACGCTGGAGCTTCCACAAAAGCCACAACAATTTACTGTTGAAATTTCTGATATGACAGGCAATATCATACTTCGTGCTGAGAATCAGAATAAAATAGATACTACTCCATTGAATAATGGGATGTATATGATTTCAGTAAAAACAGATAAAAACCATCTCACTAAAAAAGCTGATCATCCAAAAATAACTCATAGATATTTTCTGGTTCGGTAATATATATTAAGTCTTATAAATCACGATGAAAAAAATAACCTCCTTTTTACTGATTGCTATAGCCTCACATACTCTTAGCGCCCAGAGTTTTATCCAAGCCTATAAAAACAGAGCTGAGGCGGTATCTCAGACGGATATTATCACCAATCTGCAGGAGTTTGCCAGTTGGGGAGTCAAAAAAACAGGGACTCAAGCCAATACCAATGCACTGAACTGGCTCAAAAATAAATATCTTTCTTATGGATATACAGCTAGCCAGATGGAGGAAGATACTTTCCCCTTTGGAAATACAACTTCAAAAAACTTAATCATTACAAAGACAGGAACAGTATATCCTGATAAATATGTGATTATCTGCGGGCATTTTGATACAATTACCGGCCCGGGAGTGAATGATAACGGAAGCGGAACCTCTATCATGTTAGAAGCTGCGAAAATTTTAAGAACCATTCCGACCGAATATTCTATTAAATTCATCCACTTTTCTGGCGAAGAGCAAGGACTTTTAGGAAGCTATCATTATGTAGACAATGTTGTTTATCAGGGTAATAATCGTGTCCTGGATATTAAACTGGTTTTCAATCTGGATCAGGTAGGTGGTGTGATGGGAAATACCAATAATACGGTATATTGTGACGAAGATCAAGGCGGGCTTCCAGGTAATAATGCAGCATCTGCAACGATTACTCAAGAGTTAAGGAATTGTACAGCTTTGTATTCAACACTTCAGACTGCTGTAGACCCTGCTGAAGATACAGACTATATCCCATTTGAGGAAAGAGGTGAAATCATCACAGGTTTTTTTGAAAGAATCAGAAGCTCATTTCCCCATACGGTTAATGACACTTTTGCCAATACTGACCCGGTGTATATTTACAATATTGGAAAGGCTGCTGTAGGAGCTTTGCAGCATTTTGCAGTTGCCACTACCCAAACTTTGGGAACCCATGAGCTTCCGGTAAAAAATAATTTAGAATCTATAAAAGTCTATCCTAATCCGGCAAAGGATTTCATCAACATTGAATTTCCGGATTCCAAAATAAAGAATTTTAGTTTTGAAATTACTGATTTTGAGGGGCACTCTTTGTTTAAGACAAATAATGAAGCTAAAGTTAATATTTCAAAACTTGAAAACGGTGCGTATGTTGGGGTAATAAAAGCTGGAGACCAAACTGTAGTCAGGAAAGTTATTGTCGCTAAATAATAAAAAATCTTTTTTAAAATAATTAACCCCTTTGAAATAATTCAGAGGGGTTTTTATTGCTCGATATATTAGTACCAGGCAAGGTACATTCCACTCCTCTACTACTTTTCAATTTTTTTATAAAAAAATTATGGCATCCATAAAATTTTAAACACTT of the Chryseobacterium capnotolerans genome contains:
- a CDS encoding M28 family peptidase, with the translated sequence MKKITSFLLIAIASHTLSAQSFIQAYKNRAEAVSQTDIITNLQEFASWGVKKTGTQANTNALNWLKNKYLSYGYTASQMEEDTFPFGNTTSKNLIITKTGTVYPDKYVIICGHFDTITGPGVNDNGSGTSIMLEAAKILRTIPTEYSIKFIHFSGEEQGLLGSYHYVDNVVYQGNNRVLDIKLVFNLDQVGGVMGNTNNTVYCDEDQGGLPGNNAASATITQELRNCTALYSTLQTAVDPAEDTDYIPFEERGEIITGFFERIRSSFPHTVNDTFANTDPVYIYNIGKAAVGALQHFAVATTQTLGTHELPVKNNLESIKVYPNPAKDFINIEFPDSKIKNFSFEITDFEGHSLFKTNNEAKVNISKLENGAYVGVIKAGDQTVVRKVIVAK